In the genome of Cynocephalus volans isolate mCynVol1 chromosome 10, mCynVol1.pri, whole genome shotgun sequence, the window ATGATGTACTTTCTTTAAATACCAGACAAAAAACTTGAGGCTGGCCctccattttttccctttgtctcCTCACTTTTGAAGTGGGCACTGATCAGTAGGGAACAAGATTAATACCTAACTGATGATAACTTTTTGTGGCAAGACATACTAGAAAAAGATGTATAATGAGACGGCAGCAGACTCTTCCTCTTGTGTCCCCCTTACCCCCAAAATATACCTATAGAGCAGATACTGTCCACCATTAGGAAGAATTACTTAAATTTAAAGTCAATAGTCTGATTCTTTGGCATTTGAGCTATAGTCAttccttggtatccatgggggattggctccaggaccccctgcagataccaaaatccagagatgctcaagtccctgatataaaatgatatagtatttacatataacctacaCATATGCTCTTGTATaatttaagtcatctctagattgcttatatctaatacaatgtaaacacTTTGTAAATAGTGGTTATActgttattgttttttggttttttgaatgtttttgatcTGCGGATTTGTGAATTCACAGGGCCGGCTGTGTAAAGGGTGCTTACCCGTAACTCCCTGTAGCTATCAGCAGCTGACTCAATCAGAAAGTAGATGGAGTAAGGGAATAAGAGAGGCAGGAGAAAGTCCCATCAAAACTGATTCGATTAAACTTAAGCTACTTACACAGCATCACTTAGttatttatagttttgtttttattttaatatttcttgttccATGTAGTTCATCCAAAATGATTTTTagcacttctttttttaaaaataaaaggaacactAAATATTCTGGAACATTTTGAAAAGAGGGCATATCCAGTGTACAACCTCTAATAATCTAAATggacatttaatgtaatttatgtttcatttttgtgtatgttttgtttttaaccctatttcttttattcttttgctcaCTGTAAATTTTGCATCAAACTTAAAGTATTTCTGGCATgtaaacatttgtaaaataaattatagttgtaattgtttttctctcacctctttatttatttatcttttattacaGAAATGAGCCGTCAGACTGCTACAGCATTACCTACTGGTACCTCAAAGTGTCCACCATCCCAGAGGGTGCCTGCCCTGACGGGTACAACTGCATCCAACAATGATTTGGCAAGTCTCTTTGAGTGTCCGGTCTGCTTTGACTATGTGCTACCACCCATTCTTCAGTGTCAGAGTGGCCATCTTGTTTGTAGCAACTGTCGCCCAAAGCTCACATGTTGTCCAACTTGCCGGGGCCCATTGGGATCCATTCGCAACTTGGCTATGGAGAAAGTGGCCAATTCAGTACTTTTCCCTTGTAAATATGCCTCTTCTGGATGTGAAATAACTCTaccacacacagaaaaagcagACCATGAAGAGCTCTGTGAGTTTAGGCCTTATTCCTGTCCGTGCCCTGGTGCTTCCTGTAAGTGGCAAGGCTCTTTGGATGCTGTAATGCCCCACCTGATGCATCAGCATAAATCCATTACAACCCTACAGGGAGAGGATATAGTTTTTCTCGCTACAGACATTAATCTTCCTGGTGCTGTTGACTGGGTGATGATGCAGTCCTGTTTTGGCTTTCACTTTATGTTAGTCttggaaaaacaggaaaaatatgaTGGTCATCAGCAGTTCTTCGCAATTGTACAGCTGATAGGAACACGCAAGCAAGCAGAAAATTTTGCTTATCGACTTGAGCTAAATGGTCATAGGCGGCGATTGACTTGGGAAGCGACTCCTCGATCTATTCATGAGGGAATTGCAACAGCCATTATGAATAGTGACTGCCTAGTCTTTGACACCAGCATTGCACAGCTTTTTGCAGAAAATGGCAATTTAGGCATCAATGTAACTATTTCCATGTGTTGAAATGGCAATTAAACATTTTCTGGCCAGTGTTTAAAACTTGCATTCAGTTTCACAGAGAATAAGGCACCTGTCTGCCTGTCAACCTGAAACTCTTGGTAGATGGAAGCTAGACACATGaaggtaaataaaaagaaaggctgttAAACAATACAGGAAACAGTTGCATGTAGTAAcactaatatatttaaaaataagtcaacAGTAAACCactgaaaaattatatatatatatatacacccaagaTGGGCATCTTTTGTATTAAGAAAGGAAGCATTGtaaaataattctgaattttGTGTTGTAGATTGATTGTATCgttgaaaatattgttttgttttggcgcgtgtgcgtgtgtgtgtggtttttcttCCCTTTAACTGACAAGCCATCTTGAGTGGTCCTGGACCActgcttttctttccctttgtgaGTCAGTACATAgtgctgctgtgtgtgtgtgcgcgcgcgcgcgtgtgtgtttgctaatttttattaattctagtttttcattaaataaatttgactttcttttctGTAATTCAGGTTTTTCCTCACTTTTTTTGTACCATTTTAAAGTTAGTATCTTTTTGATAAGCATAATTGTTTATGGTAAAGTTTTATGTGttcaatacattttcttttcccccattaatcaattcatcagaaatatttttaaattcagctATTTTGTGAAGATATGAGTTCCAGAAAGGAAAGGTGACATCAGAAAAATTATCAAAAGCTATTTTAAAGCAGCTATAAGAtggtctctctcttgctctcttttgtACTGTTTCTCTTCATTTGAGTTATACCTTCAGACTTACTCTCTGAAAGGTTAGGGAATAAATTctcatttttcataaatattgaagaaaatcaggcttttttttctccaaatacttTGGACAAaccacatatttaaaatttgtccTTGTATTTATTGGTTTTGCAAAATAAGGCATCGTTATACAcagtatttgtaattaaaagcagatcatttgtttaaaaacgGCAGTttgcaaaaaaatgtttttggtctTTTATAATTCTCATTAAAAGAATATCTGGCAAATTAAAAAACCTTAATGTGTCTATTTTAGTTCTAAGTTTGATAAAATTGAAAGTTATTTTCTTGTTCCATTCTGTACTTTAACTATATAAACAGAAATCAGTGTGCTGTCATTCTGAGGTGTGGTAGTGTTATTCTAAAGTGTAGCAAAAGACAGTATATGTCCTCTGGACCATAcagtcttatttttttcctcccttttgccAATATTTTGATTCTCACAACTCTCTGTTAGGGGAATGAACAAATACCACTTTTTCCccccctttaaagaaaaaaaaaaaccccacaataaaaatgagttaatttaGTATTTCATAGCCTAGTGGTTGAGAGCCTTGGCTCTGCAGCCAGACTTTCAGTAGGTGCCAGTCTTGGCTCCACCccacttatcagctgtgtgaccttgggccctAGTCTCCTAatgtgtaaaatggggttaaaatTATGATCGCTACTTCAGAGGGTTAAATGGGGGTAAAAGTACATTACCTAGAAGAATGCTTTGCACATAATAAGAACCTAACAAATCCTATATGCCTTTAGTACCATACAGTTATCAGTCGTTAATTATCATGAGGCACATGGCAAGATTTTGAAATTGCCTTCTGAATGGccagaaagttttattttgtaaGGTTTTTATGGGTGCCCTAAACCTAGAAAGTCAATGAAAATTAATTTGGGCATCTCCCTTATCCCACCAGCAATTATGGACAATTCTGGATAATAGAGTTTACTTCTGCTAATTATTTTCAGGAAAGAAGGCTGTGGTCTTTTCCCTACCTAtgcattgctttttaaattggttataatatgtgtttgtgtagttaTTTTTGAGGTGAAAGAGAACAGTTCAATAGCAAATTTATATCCAGGTCTATTTCTGTTGGCATGTGTGTTTAGAAAAGCAGCATTTATTCCGCATTTAATAAACAGATGGTGCCTGATTTATGatggtttattgggatgtaacctgTCATATAAGTTGAGGAGCTCTTTACagcttacaatggggttatggtTTCTACTGGATGTTTACCACTTTTGTAAAGTTGGAAAATTGTTAAGTTGGACCATtttaagtcagggaccatctgtgcTCTGTTGGCAGCATTAAATGAATTTCTTCTTAATGATGTTTTTGATTTACCATGGCTTTATCCAGATGTACCCCATCATAAGCTGAGGAGCATGTGTATTGAGTATATTTGTGGGGGTatatcattttgtgtttttaacatttttaaatgttgttttggttataaaagtaatatatgccCATTGCATAGACATTGAAAATTACAATATGGCATGCACAATAGAGATCTGTAATCTTATGATCTACTCAGAGGTAACTaacgtttttatttttttcagtctattATGTGTATGAATATGTGCTTATAcacatttttttggaaaaatattaggATCACATAATTATGTAACCCTCTCAACTACACAACATGATCATCTTAGCATTTCACCACTTTAATAATCTtggaaaaatatcatttttggTAAACTGTGAGGATTCACTGTAACTTTAGCCAGTTTCCTGTTGTATATTTACTTGGTCTAGGTAAATATTTTTTTGGCTATTTATAAATAACCTGTAAGCATTTCCATATGTTTTCAGATTATATTCTTGGGATTTTTTAAAGTCTTGATAtgtttattattgctttttagAGAGGTCCCAGTGGACACTTATGAGTAGCAGCAGTGTGAAGgattttccttttcattgctaatttttccattttgcaaaTTTAAGCAAGTTAAGATAGTAAGTTTTGTGTATATTTGACAGCTGATAAGGttgacattttaatatttgttaattatttttatttcttttaagtcaTCTTCATAATGTTGGCCTACAGGGATGAGATCTATAGTCACATTTCTTGGCCCACTTAAGATTTGATTTATAAagtataattctttttcttaagttacttttttttataaTGTATACTTTCTCCTATTAATGCCCCACCCcttcttttggtgtcttctttcaGGAGATTGCATAGGGTAGGTGTGGGTGATACTCtttgttcttttgcttttgtACTCTTAAACTTGAATTTGACCTGTTGAATTGAATCATGGGCCAGTTTAGTATATTAACGATCACTGGAAAACAGTTTATCCTTTTgctttgagtaatttttattgtaatatttatgactttttttaAGGTCCacatttctgcaacttttaaagtTTATGTGAGTGGTTGTAGATAGCTTAGCTCACCAAAAGTgtgtctctcccttcccccccagaGCTCAAGAGCTCTTTATATTCAGGAACATCTGCAGTGATTCTACTAATGgtagaattttatttcattcagatTCCTGAGTGGAAGAATTGGTAATCCAAATAAAAAGTACTGGATCAAACTAAATATACCTGGGGTCTACTCTGTGATTACTGCGTTAGAATGGACATGATGAGTAAGATTAGAACATAATAGGGTGAATGGTGTGTGTGAACTACCAACTAGTACTGTGGTCATCTGTATTAGTTGTACAAGAAAGGTACAGGTAAGTGTTATGGAAACGTGTAGACTGAATGCACTGCTGGAATCTCTGTCATTCCCCTCCCCACTTAATCCAGTGTGCATGTTCAAACAACAAAGGATTATATGGTGGTTTACTGCATATGATCTTAAACTAGTTAGATTATTTAccaaaagaaattcatttctctaAAAATGGCATTATCCAAACAAAATTCAGTTTAATACTTACCAAGTACCTACTAAAATTTGGTGGTGAACAGGTGGGCTGTGGTTCTAACTGCCTGGGTTGAATTTTGACCCTGTAACCTACTTGTATTTACCCTCTTTCTGCCtggtttctcctctgtaaaagggTCTAATGGTATCTACTGCATAAGGGAATGAGGAAGGACAAATGTGCTATCATTATGCCTGGCACTATATCCCCACTGTCGTGCTTAACCAGACATTTTCCCTGTACTTATATAGATCTAAGAAATTTCTttgataaatttattattataaatgtaattttcatAGGCCTTTCTAAACTCTGAAAGGTGTAACAGATTTGCAGACATGAATATATAAACAGTGGTATGAAAGAATACTCAGTTTTGTAAAGTCACATTTTGACAGGCTTGCACTGTCATATAAAGATTAGGATTTATGCTAAAGGGTTTCAGGATCTATTGTGTAGAAAAGTGCTGACAGTATGttgaacttatttaaaaaattttaaggggttggcccgtggctcacttgggagagtgtggagctgataacaccaaggccacgggttcagatccctatatagggatggccggttagctcacttgggagagcgtggtgctgacaacaccaagtcgggggttaagatccccttaccagtcatctttttaaaaaaaaaattttttttaagataaaatttcttattaggtccaaaaatgttaaacacataattgttctttatttcattaacAGTGCAAACTATAGTGAATTTTTATGACAAAGCTTTTcctagagaattttttaaaatcattttgataCAACTGTTTTAAAACATCTCAATGGCCATTTATTGGATTTGCCTGTtgtgtctattcagatctttttaatatttccttcctgtttttggtttttttaaaaaaaataacgaGGGctaggccggcctgtggctcactcggtagagtgcggtgctgataacaccaaggccacgggttcggatcctatatagggatggctggtttgctcactggctgagcgtggtgctaacaacaccaagccaagggttgagatccccttaccggtcatctttaaaaaaaaaaaaaaataacgagGGCAATTTTCATTAAggatcaataaatgttagtaaaacaagacaaaaaataagcaTTAGTATTGGACTGTCAAATTGGATAATGACTGTTGTGGCAGTCTGCTAAGGCTATGGCTCTTGTTGCtcttttaatcctgttcatgacgccaattgtaaagctaggccaccatgccagttgttgggctcttttacctgctggtaatcctgcactgactgggccaattgtcgagctagggctgggtctggtcctcacaaacccttcaagctcattcacagactgggtcacaaacccttcacatgccagggtgggtccccagaccccttcacacaggtcgatgtgctaggtaaccggccaaaaggtctttggaagctgtaggtttggaaaagcatggctgcgTAGGGCAGACTCCCGAGGCCgacacccacctgcctgcttcactaaactctctctctctctctctctctctctgaagaacacaagaatagcaacaaaactaaaaaagatacattggtgcgcatgtgcactaactacatgcgcgcgcgtgcacacacacgcttACAAAAAtagctgaaccacacccaactggacccgaggcgaggtccctgaccaaactattctattttctcaacaactgtaggtctatttctttttttaagttgctGAGTAAGATTTTCATGGGGATTTGGGCTTAAGTACAACTAATCATTTTGGCCAAAATAAtgtgatctttaaaaataatgtgatcattaaaaaaaacaaacccaaacttCTTGATGTTTATATCTAATAATCCCAGTTAAAATAAACTTGAGATTTGGAAAGGGAATTGGCAAAATTAACATTCTTTGTGTCTTAGTGTCAGGTCCCTTAGTAATAAGATTTATCTCATTTCAGTAGTTCATAAAGGAAAATACTGTCAGCCCCCTTTACCTCAGCAATTGATTATGTGACACCAtggttgattttggtaaatgtcAATGTGAACCAATCACCTAGTACAGGAAGCTCATGGTGGTTGGAGATCACTAATCACTGTGTCCAGATGGGAATCAGAATCCTCTGCATTTCAGGCATCCATTAGAGATGGCGTTGGAAATGAACCCCATTTACATCCCCATTCTTCTTATGAAGATGATTGGTGGTATGGCCAGAATGCAAATCTTGatgtcagaggaagaaaaggagagaaggaaacctTGTATTTCAAGTCAGTACATACACTTTTCCCcttacgttttttaaaaaattcagatgtTTAATATCTTTTGCAATCGGTAAACCCTGACTATGATCACAGATTTATCAACTTAAATATTTAGGAACAATCACTTAAACAAATGGCATTTTTCACTATATTTGCATAGAAGTAATAAAGTGACTAAGGCTCTCTATCTCTGACACATGGTTCAAACAGAAGGATCAGTAAAGGAGCAGGGCCAAGTTAAAACACTTGTACCCCTCAAGTGGACAAAATAGCATTTCTTGATAACCAAGGCACTGCAAGCTTTACTTACTTTTAATAGTTGAGTTGTAAAAGCCTGTGCATAAAGAGCCtgtgtagggctggccagttagctgagtgggttagagcatagtgctgataacaccaagatcccaggtttgatccctgtaccagcaagccaccaaaaaacacaCGGGAGTACTGGTTTAATACATAGATCCTGAGGCCTCACCCCTCTGAATTAGAATTTGAATTAATCAGCATATTCAATTAAAAACCCAGCTGACTGTGTGACACACAAGGTGTCTTtgggtaacattttaaaaaacaatattagaAAAAGATGCTTGACATTACTAGTCATTAGGGAGATGCCAGAGTACTATGTCACACCCATTAGAAGGGctacttattatttaaaaaaaaaaatgtcagcaaggatgtggagatatTGGAACTTTTGTACATTGCTAGTGGGGATGTCAAATGGTACATCCCcaatggaaaacagtctggcagttttcaaagttaaacatagaattatattGTCTTAGTTGTTTGTggttctata includes:
- the SIAH1 gene encoding E3 ubiquitin-protein ligase SIAH1 isoform X1; this translates as MTGKPTVPFLYSWRGVLLTCLPAARTRKRKEMSRQTATALPTGTSKCPPSQRVPALTGTTASNNDLASLFECPVCFDYVLPPILQCQSGHLVCSNCRPKLTCCPTCRGPLGSIRNLAMEKVANSVLFPCKYASSGCEITLPHTEKADHEELCEFRPYSCPCPGASCKWQGSLDAVMPHLMHQHKSITTLQGEDIVFLATDINLPGAVDWVMMQSCFGFHFMLVLEKQEKYDGHQQFFAIVQLIGTRKQAENFAYRLELNGHRRRLTWEATPRSIHEGIATAIMNSDCLVFDTSIAQLFAENGNLGINVTISMC
- the SIAH1 gene encoding E3 ubiquitin-protein ligase SIAH1 isoform X2, translated to MSRQTATALPTGTSKCPPSQRVPALTGTTASNNDLASLFECPVCFDYVLPPILQCQSGHLVCSNCRPKLTCCPTCRGPLGSIRNLAMEKVANSVLFPCKYASSGCEITLPHTEKADHEELCEFRPYSCPCPGASCKWQGSLDAVMPHLMHQHKSITTLQGEDIVFLATDINLPGAVDWVMMQSCFGFHFMLVLEKQEKYDGHQQFFAIVQLIGTRKQAENFAYRLELNGHRRRLTWEATPRSIHEGIATAIMNSDCLVFDTSIAQLFAENGNLGINVTISMC